In Bradyrhizobium guangxiense, the following are encoded in one genomic region:
- a CDS encoding lytic transglycosylase domain-containing protein, with amino-acid sequence MNQCLRSLACVVAVAAMAFLPTELAAKSSHKSSAPKKTHEAKAGKQRHAAAKSAVKSSAKSRHGKHAEAKRKSKKHDDEPADKPAAPALTGDLAALKDAIDLARKGKTDDANAARDRIADPAGQKLADWFMLRHSESTANFKRYAGFLAANPDWPSSALLRRRAEARLWQGKSDATTVHKFTMDRPTSAKGKFALARVLLTEGNTDRAAQLVREAWRTDELSERSEEDAYEAFRDLLTAEDHRARMDKRLGAKDYAGARRAAKRLGEDALAIVKACAAVTGKVSKAKDYLDDVAAQERRDLGYVLCRAQWHLQKNRIDDAAEVILAAAPDTLAAQDTDAWWRERRLLARKLLDQGKFRTAYDVVRTAAVPEKEVYRVDYHFMCGWIALRFLSDPKTAMVHFAAIDEGSANPIALSRAHYWRGRAAEAMGATADARMSYRAASRYSTAYYGQLARAKLGLDRIELRPPSPVLAAADTPPADERVRAADMLYGIGERDVVFYYAEDFAKESTDVAALEALGELAGRRNDARVMLEVGKSALARGLALDHYAFPTIGIPEHKQLAPAIETSVIYSVARTESSFDQRDKSPANAVGLMQVTPEAGRDTAKRFGLTYDWDKMVSDPVYNTQMGAAELSALLSEYRGNQIMTFAGYNAGRGRVREWVQARGDPRDPNVDPVDWVERIPLSETRNYVQRVMENVLVYRARFEGSSMLAGKSDERVVTKDASAKATPAGLIGAD; translated from the coding sequence ATGAACCAGTGCCTACGCTCGCTCGCGTGTGTCGTTGCCGTGGCCGCAATGGCCTTCCTGCCCACCGAGCTGGCGGCAAAGAGCAGTCACAAATCATCCGCGCCGAAGAAGACGCATGAGGCGAAAGCCGGCAAGCAGCGTCATGCGGCCGCCAAGTCCGCGGTCAAGTCCTCAGCGAAGTCGCGTCACGGCAAGCACGCCGAGGCCAAGCGCAAGTCGAAGAAGCACGACGACGAGCCCGCGGACAAGCCGGCTGCGCCGGCACTGACCGGCGACCTCGCCGCACTGAAGGACGCGATCGACCTTGCGCGCAAGGGCAAGACGGACGACGCGAACGCCGCGCGCGACCGCATTGCCGATCCCGCGGGACAGAAGCTCGCCGACTGGTTCATGCTGCGCCATTCCGAGAGCACGGCAAACTTCAAGCGCTATGCCGGCTTCCTCGCCGCCAATCCGGACTGGCCGAGCAGCGCGCTGCTGCGCCGGCGCGCCGAGGCGCGGCTGTGGCAGGGGAAGAGCGACGCCACCACCGTGCACAAATTCACCATGGATCGTCCGACCAGCGCCAAGGGCAAGTTCGCGCTCGCCCGCGTGCTGCTGACCGAAGGCAACACGGACAGGGCTGCGCAGCTGGTACGCGAGGCCTGGCGTACGGACGAATTGTCCGAGCGCAGCGAAGAGGACGCCTATGAGGCGTTCCGCGATCTCCTCACCGCCGAGGATCATCGCGCCCGCATGGACAAGCGGCTCGGCGCCAAGGACTATGCGGGTGCGCGGCGCGCCGCAAAGCGGCTCGGCGAGGATGCGCTTGCGATCGTCAAGGCCTGCGCCGCCGTGACCGGCAAGGTCAGCAAGGCCAAGGATTATCTCGACGACGTGGCGGCCCAAGAACGCCGCGATCTCGGCTATGTGCTGTGCCGCGCGCAATGGCACCTGCAGAAGAACCGCATCGACGACGCCGCCGAGGTGATCCTGGCGGCCGCGCCCGACACCTTGGCCGCGCAGGACACCGATGCGTGGTGGCGCGAGCGGCGTCTGCTGGCGCGCAAGCTGCTCGACCAGGGCAAGTTCAGAACAGCGTATGACGTGGTGCGCACGGCCGCGGTGCCTGAGAAGGAAGTCTATCGCGTCGATTATCACTTCATGTGCGGCTGGATCGCGCTGCGCTTTCTGAGCGATCCCAAGACCGCGATGGTGCACTTCGCCGCGATCGACGAAGGCTCGGCCAATCCGATCGCGCTGTCGCGCGCCCATTACTGGCGCGGCCGTGCCGCCGAGGCGATGGGCGCGACCGCCGATGCGCGCATGAGCTATCGGGCGGCCTCGCGCTATTCGACCGCCTATTACGGCCAGCTGGCGCGTGCAAAGCTCGGCCTCGACCGCATCGAGCTGCGGCCGCCCTCGCCCGTGCTGGCCGCCGCCGATACCCCGCCCGCGGACGAGCGCGTACGCGCCGCCGACATGCTCTACGGCATCGGCGAGCGCGACGTGGTGTTCTACTACGCCGAGGACTTTGCCAAGGAGAGTACCGATGTCGCAGCGCTCGAAGCGCTCGGCGAGCTTGCTGGACGGCGCAACGATGCGCGGGTGATGCTGGAGGTCGGCAAATCGGCGCTGGCGCGCGGGCTTGCCCTCGACCATTACGCCTTCCCGACCATCGGCATTCCCGAGCATAAGCAGTTGGCGCCAGCGATCGAGACCAGCGTGATCTATTCGGTGGCGCGCACCGAAAGCTCATTCGACCAGCGCGACAAGTCGCCGGCCAACGCGGTCGGCCTCATGCAGGTGACGCCTGAAGCGGGCCGCGACACGGCAAAGCGCTTCGGCCTGACCTACGACTGGGACAAGATGGTCTCCGATCCCGTGTACAACACCCAGATGGGCGCCGCCGAGCTCAGTGCGTTGCTGTCAGAATATCGCGGCAACCAGATCATGACCTTCGCCGGCTACAATGCCGGCCGCGGCCGCGTGCGCGAATGGGTGCAGGCACGCGGCGATCCGCGCGATCCCAATGTCGATCCGGTCGACTGGGTCGAGCGCATCCCGCTGTCGGAGACGCGCAACTACGTGCAGCGTGTGATGGAGAACGTGCTGGTCTATCGCGCCCGGTTCGAGGGCAGCAGCATGCTCGCCGGCAAGAGCGACGAGCGCGTGGTGACGAAGGACGCCAGCGCCAAGGCGACGCCGGCGGGATTGATCGGCGCGGATTAG
- a CDS encoding TonB-dependent receptor, translating to MSRLVPAAWRLSAGLFASVSLHSLGLSSAFAQHALAEQLPPIEVSKPDDQNRTRARATGDGETTRYRGTASAAPAGNGARSSGAEAVASNGGIVGAATTVITAADIAHSPSQTLAEIIAAQTPGAQITTFYGGQIGAKTSVDLRGFGAFATANTLVLVNGRRLNDVDMAQVDLSTIPLNSIERIEITRGNSGAVLYGDNAVGGVINIVMKTGVGGPPMSARIEAGFGSFNTGLGNISTSLNSGPWSTSFYGNAVRTDGYRDNNRYSQQNGVGNLNYTAPGLTAFLTITGDNQELRLPGGRTVDPSIGLDQLTANRRGTSTPFNYANQQGFGVTAGFTKTLVNGVDLIVDGGVRDKKQQSAFFSSPTPVPAFFTSTHVDSNLTNWSITPRLSVKSLLLGMPSQLLTGIDYYDASFRQNRGAGQGLAAWHNYDLRQQTVAGYFQHTLGVAPATEISYGARVQTVSLAARDNFDPAAPFNADIGALPLTSNETQYALHLGAEHRLNDTVALFGRAARAFRTPDVDERLSSGPPFDPLTFAAIPQTFQLKTQTSWDIEGGLRIEGGGLQLQSSLYLMDLTNEVHFSPVLFYNTNLDPTRRYGSETSLSYRVNDALLLRSGMAYTRAAFREGIWAGNDVPLVSRYTASAGVTWNIWQNYLVLDATARFWSERRMDNDQANPQKPIPANGTIDLRLGGQVERYFWSLSVNNVLNALYYDYAVASTFTDGRFSAYPLPGRSYLLKAGATF from the coding sequence GTGTCCCGTCTCGTCCCTGCCGCCTGGCGCCTCAGCGCCGGCCTGTTCGCGTCCGTTTCCCTCCATTCGCTCGGTCTATCCTCCGCCTTCGCCCAGCACGCCCTTGCCGAGCAGTTACCGCCGATCGAGGTGAGCAAGCCCGACGATCAGAACCGCACGCGGGCCAGGGCGACAGGTGACGGCGAGACGACTAGATACCGGGGAACCGCGAGTGCCGCGCCGGCAGGAAATGGCGCCCGCTCATCCGGCGCCGAGGCCGTCGCCAGCAACGGCGGTATCGTCGGAGCCGCCACCACCGTCATCACGGCCGCCGATATCGCGCATTCGCCATCGCAGACGCTGGCCGAGATCATCGCCGCGCAGACCCCGGGAGCCCAGATCACGACGTTCTATGGCGGCCAGATCGGCGCCAAGACCAGCGTGGACCTGCGTGGCTTCGGCGCCTTTGCCACCGCCAACACGCTGGTGCTGGTCAATGGCCGGCGGCTGAACGACGTCGACATGGCGCAGGTGGACCTCTCCACCATCCCGCTCAACTCCATCGAGCGTATCGAGATCACGCGTGGCAACTCCGGCGCGGTGCTCTACGGCGACAACGCGGTCGGCGGCGTGATCAACATCGTCATGAAGACCGGCGTCGGAGGGCCGCCCATGTCCGCACGGATCGAGGCCGGTTTCGGCTCATTCAACACCGGGCTCGGCAACATCTCGACCTCGCTCAATTCCGGTCCGTGGTCGACCTCGTTCTATGGCAATGCCGTCAGGACCGATGGCTATCGCGACAACAATCGCTACTCCCAGCAGAATGGTGTCGGCAATCTCAATTACACCGCGCCCGGCCTGACCGCGTTTCTCACCATCACCGGTGACAATCAGGAGCTGCGACTGCCGGGCGGCCGCACTGTCGATCCCTCCATCGGCCTCGACCAACTCACCGCCAACCGGCGAGGAACCAGCACGCCGTTCAACTACGCCAACCAGCAAGGCTTTGGCGTGACAGCGGGCTTCACCAAGACCCTAGTCAACGGCGTCGATCTCATCGTCGACGGCGGCGTGCGCGACAAGAAGCAGCAGAGTGCATTCTTCTCCAGCCCGACGCCGGTTCCGGCCTTCTTCACGTCGACTCATGTCGATTCCAATCTGACGAATTGGTCGATCACGCCGCGGCTCAGCGTGAAGAGCCTGCTGCTCGGCATGCCATCGCAGCTCCTCACCGGCATCGATTATTACGATGCGAGCTTTCGGCAGAACCGCGGCGCCGGGCAGGGCCTTGCCGCTTGGCACAATTACGACCTCAGGCAGCAGACGGTCGCGGGCTATTTCCAGCACACATTGGGCGTGGCGCCGGCGACCGAAATCTCCTATGGCGCGCGGGTGCAGACCGTCAGTCTTGCGGCACGCGACAATTTCGACCCGGCCGCGCCATTCAACGCCGACATTGGCGCGCTGCCGCTGACGAGCAATGAGACCCAATATGCGCTGCATCTCGGGGCCGAGCATCGCCTCAATGACACGGTCGCGCTGTTCGGCCGCGCCGCGCGCGCTTTCCGCACGCCTGACGTGGACGAGCGCCTGTCCTCGGGGCCGCCCTTCGATCCCTTGACCTTCGCCGCGATCCCGCAAACGTTCCAGCTCAAGACCCAGACCTCTTGGGATATCGAGGGCGGCCTGCGCATCGAAGGCGGCGGGCTGCAGCTGCAGAGCAGCCTCTATTTGATGGACCTCACCAACGAGGTCCATTTCAGCCCGGTCCTGTTCTACAACACCAATCTTGATCCGACCCGGCGCTACGGCTCGGAGACAAGTCTGTCCTATCGTGTCAATGATGCTCTGCTGCTGCGCTCCGGCATGGCCTACACCCGCGCGGCTTTCCGCGAAGGCATTTGGGCGGGCAACGACGTGCCGCTGGTGTCGCGCTACACGGCGAGTGCCGGCGTCACCTGGAATATCTGGCAGAACTATTTGGTGCTCGATGCCACTGCGCGCTTCTGGAGCGAGCGGCGCATGGACAACGATCAGGCGAACCCCCAGAAGCCGATCCCTGCCAATGGCACGATCGACCTCAGGCTCGGCGGCCAGGTTGAGCGCTACTTCTGGTCGCTCAGCGTCAATAATGTGCTGAATGCGCTCTACTACGACTACGCCGTCGCGAGCACCTTCACCGACGGCCGCTTCAGCGCCTATCCGCTGCCCGGTCGCAGCTATCTGCTCAAGGCCGGCGCAACCTTCTGA
- a CDS encoding adenylate/guanylate cyclase domain-containing protein: MPIFNQSIRRKIVGIALGLIVLMLVTSILSMVMSSQVGVLLEELTNRYIPAYSHLARANIRSLERALALRRMIMTRMGSPTDEEAYTTRLRDFEALDRKFEEEAETARKLINAIIDDPRTYSDNAALARLDVRIESAVTELRRDLDQGNAKLLKQVEAKDMVEARGTLEQLDTLRDVFNQKVDAIRADMLTQVFFSTAQVISRQRQAIVISGIVTLLAAIVGFVFALLVSSGITRPVRLLLAGTREVEAGRVDKTITVSTQDEIGELAAAFNRMTEQLRHNERIRETFGRYIDPKVVQGLIDRPEIAIDGERRVMTIMFCDMSGFTSMSEGMTPRGLVKVMNHYFTVMSAPIRNNRGIIDKYIGDAIMSYWGPPFIEEDEQALLAGLAAVEMTDQVPALQKQLPDLLGIRAMPAPCDLRIGIATGEVLTGSIGSELMMSFTVMGDAVNLASRLEAANKIYGTRILVSQATAEAIGSRLELREIDRLAVAGQHAPQPIFEVMAKAGALTGAQASLRAHYAEALAAYRGRRFDAARAAFNAALEAVPGDGPSRMMLGRIAQFETSPPDDGWDGAWRLDSK, from the coding sequence ATGCCGATTTTCAACCAGTCGATCCGGCGCAAGATCGTCGGCATCGCCCTCGGATTGATCGTCCTGATGCTGGTCACCTCGATCCTGTCGATGGTGATGTCGAGCCAGGTCGGCGTCCTGCTCGAGGAGCTGACCAACCGCTACATCCCGGCCTATAGCCATCTGGCCCGTGCCAATATCCGTTCGCTGGAGCGGGCGCTGGCCCTGCGGCGAATGATCATGACCAGGATGGGATCGCCGACGGACGAGGAAGCCTACACGACGCGGCTTCGCGACTTCGAGGCATTGGACCGCAAGTTCGAGGAGGAGGCCGAGACCGCGCGCAAGCTCATCAACGCGATCATCGACGACCCCAGGACGTATTCCGACAATGCCGCGTTGGCCCGGCTCGACGTCCGGATCGAAAGCGCCGTCACCGAGCTGCGGCGCGATCTGGACCAGGGCAATGCGAAACTGCTCAAGCAGGTCGAGGCCAAGGACATGGTAGAGGCCCGCGGCACGCTGGAACAGCTCGACACGCTGCGCGATGTGTTCAACCAGAAGGTCGATGCGATCCGCGCCGACATGCTGACGCAGGTGTTCTTCTCGACGGCGCAGGTGATCAGCCGTCAGCGTCAGGCGATTGTCATTTCGGGCATCGTGACCTTGCTCGCGGCGATCGTCGGATTTGTCTTTGCGCTCCTGGTCTCGAGCGGCATCACGCGTCCGGTGCGGCTGCTGCTCGCCGGCACCCGTGAGGTCGAGGCGGGCCGGGTCGACAAGACCATCACCGTCTCCACGCAGGACGAGATCGGCGAGCTCGCGGCGGCCTTCAACCGCATGACCGAGCAGCTCAGGCACAACGAGCGCATCCGCGAGACCTTCGGCCGGTACATCGATCCCAAGGTGGTGCAGGGGCTGATCGACCGGCCGGAGATCGCGATCGATGGCGAGCGCCGGGTCATGACCATCATGTTCTGCGACATGAGCGGCTTCACCTCGATGAGCGAGGGCATGACCCCGCGCGGCCTTGTCAAGGTGATGAACCACTATTTCACTGTCATGTCCGCTCCGATCAGGAACAATCGCGGCATCATCGACAAATATATTGGCGATGCCATCATGTCCTATTGGGGCCCGCCCTTCATCGAGGAGGACGAGCAGGCGCTGCTCGCGGGCCTTGCAGCCGTCGAGATGACCGACCAGGTGCCCGCGCTCCAGAAGCAACTGCCGGACCTGCTCGGCATCCGCGCCATGCCGGCGCCATGTGATTTGCGGATCGGCATTGCCACCGGCGAGGTCCTGACCGGCAGCATCGGCTCGGAATTGATGATGAGCTTCACCGTGATGGGCGATGCCGTGAACCTCGCCTCGCGCCTGGAGGCCGCCAACAAGATCTACGGCACCCGCATCCTGGTCTCGCAGGCCACCGCCGAGGCGATCGGATCGCGGCTCGAGCTGCGCGAGATCGACCGTCTGGCGGTCGCGGGCCAGCACGCGCCGCAGCCGATCTTCGAGGTGATGGCGAAAGCGGGCGCACTCACCGGCGCGCAAGCGAGCTTGCGCGCACACTATGCCGAAGCGCTTGCTGCCTATCGCGGCCGGCGGTTCGATGCGGCGCGCGCGGCCTTCAACGCCGCGCTCGAAGCCGTCCCGGGCGATGGTCCCTCGCGCATGATGCTCGGCCGCATCGCGCAGTTCGAGACGAGCCCGCCGGACGACGGATGGGATGGCGCTTGGCGGCTCGACAGCAAATAG